A stretch of the Xanthocytophaga agilis genome encodes the following:
- a CDS encoding inositol monophosphatase family protein has product MKTERNAMQEIDVPFILESIRHTGDTFLQTFKQNNIPQDQEDLMSQFQEIDKKCLVMLQDALNPMYPEIPWAEDSEFDFEQQKQPLDLPEFWLCDSMDGAVQYMRHLPGWTINLVLVREGRPYLAVIYDPMQQEMYWAKEGEGAYLNGKPLQAKAKSELWLMLSVFEHPALSKSVTGLNHRIGASVEELLDQFGTVRNYGPHGLQLAWLGAGRIDVFCQEGLDTYNCLPGILIAREAGAQISTTDGQDWTWGADSLFVAAPGVLERFLKKESNGMLSF; this is encoded by the coding sequence ATGAAAACTGAACGTAACGCTATGCAGGAAATCGATGTACCCTTTATTTTGGAAAGCATCCGTCATACAGGTGATACCTTTTTGCAAACATTTAAACAAAACAATATCCCACAAGATCAGGAAGACCTGATGTCTCAATTTCAGGAAATAGATAAAAAATGTCTGGTGATGTTACAGGATGCCCTAAACCCAATGTATCCGGAGATTCCCTGGGCAGAGGATAGCGAATTTGACTTCGAACAACAAAAGCAACCGCTGGACTTGCCTGAGTTTTGGTTATGCGATTCTATGGATGGGGCTGTACAATATATGCGACACCTTCCGGGCTGGACTATCAATCTGGTATTGGTGAGAGAGGGGCGTCCGTATCTGGCTGTAATTTATGATCCTATGCAACAGGAGATGTACTGGGCTAAAGAAGGAGAAGGTGCCTATCTGAATGGCAAGCCTTTACAAGCGAAAGCGAAAAGCGAACTATGGTTAATGCTGAGTGTATTTGAACATCCTGCTCTTTCAAAAAGTGTAACAGGGCTGAATCACCGAATAGGGGCATCCGTAGAAGAGCTGTTAGACCAGTTTGGTACGGTACGTAATTATGGTCCACATGGTTTGCAGCTAGCCTGGTTGGGTGCCGGACGTATTGATGTGTTTTGTCAGGAAGGGTTGGATACCTACAATTGTCTGCCCGGTATTCTGATTGCCAGAGAAGCAGGTGCGCAGATTTCCACTACCGATGGCCAAGACTGGACCTGGGGCGCGGATAGTTTGTTTGTCGCAGCTCCGGGTGTGCTGGAAAGGTTTCTAAAAAAAGAATCCAACGGTATGCTCTCGTTTTAA
- a CDS encoding NAD(P)-dependent oxidoreductase, with translation MNITVIGASSGIGLLVVKQALDKGYQVTTLSRRTQSLPAHAALSAISGSATSVTYVKRAISKADAVIVTIGKSSDKQPSLFSDTGRALIAAATELHTRVPFLAITGFGAGESHSYNPLWVKLVMNTILKKEYEDKTRFEKMLADSSLRWEIVRPGLLTNHSWTGQYQVVPELYKGMKVSRISRADVADFLLRQAENPTLLHKYVALTYSR, from the coding sequence ATGAATATTACAGTTATAGGCGCTTCCTCCGGTATCGGGCTACTGGTAGTGAAACAGGCACTGGATAAGGGCTATCAGGTTACTACATTATCCAGACGAACACAATCCTTACCCGCACATGCTGCGTTGTCAGCGATTAGTGGGAGTGCTACTTCGGTCACTTATGTAAAACGGGCTATTAGCAAGGCAGACGCAGTGATTGTCACCATTGGAAAGAGTTCTGACAAACAACCTTCTCTCTTTTCAGATACAGGCCGGGCACTGATTGCCGCTGCCACTGAATTACACACCCGTGTGCCTTTCCTGGCTATTACGGGATTTGGAGCAGGGGAGAGTCATTCGTACAATCCTTTGTGGGTAAAACTGGTGATGAATACGATACTCAAAAAGGAATATGAAGACAAAACCCGGTTTGAAAAGATGCTGGCAGACAGCTCACTTCGCTGGGAGATTGTACGGCCGGGCCTGCTCACCAACCACTCCTGGACAGGGCAGTATCAGGTGGTACCTGAACTCTACAAAGGAATGAAGGTTAGTCGTATTTCCCGAGCTGATGTGGCTGATTTTCTGCTGCGCCAGGCGGAAAATCCTACACTCCTACACAAGTATGTAGCACTTACCTATTCACGATAA